One window of Quercus robur chromosome 12, dhQueRobu3.1, whole genome shotgun sequence genomic DNA carries:
- the LOC126710632 gene encoding homeobox-leucine zipper protein HAT4, protein MMVEKEDLGLSLSLTSAQNHHSLHLNLMPSLVPSSGFNPKPSWNETFPSSDRNSETCRAETRSFLRGIDVNRLPSTADCEEEAGVSSPNSTLSSVSGKRSEREAHCEELDIERACSRGISDEEDGETSRKKLRLSKDQSAVLEESFKEHNTLNPKQKLALAKQLGLRPRQVEVWFQNRRARTKLKQTEVDCEFLKRCCENLTDENRRLQKEVQELRALKLSPQFYMQMTPPTTLTMCPSCERVGVPPSSSSTVDARSHQMGPTHQRPIPINPWAPTPSSIPHRPFDAVLHPRS, encoded by the exons ATGATGGTTGAGAAGGAAGATCTGGGTCTGAGTCTGAGCTTGACCTCAGCTCAGAACCACCACTCTCTACACCTGAATCTCATGCCTTCCCTGGTCCCATCTTCTGGGTTCAATCCAAAGCCCTCTTGGAACGAGACCTTTCCTTCATCAG ATCGAAACTCTGAAACATGCCGAGCCGAGACTCGATCTTTCCTACGAGGCATCGACGTGAACCGGCTTCCATCCACGGCTGATTGCGAAGAAGAAGCAGGCGTGTCATCTCCAAACAGCACCCTATCTAGCGTGAGTGGGAAGCGAAGCGAGAGAGAAGCTCACTGTGAAGAGCTCGACATTGAGAGAGCTTGCTCTCGAGGTATCAGTGATGAAGAAGACGGTGAAACCTCGAGAAAGAAGCTTAGGCTCTCCAAGGACCAGTCCGCTGTTCTTGAAGAGAGCTTCAAAGAGCACAACACCCTCAACCCA AAGCAAAAGTTAGCGTTGGCTAAGCAGCTAGGCCTCCGACCTAGGCAAGTAGAGGTCTGGTTTCAGAACAGAAGGGCAAG GACCAAGCTGAAGCAAACCGAGGTTGACTGCGAATTTCTAAAGAGGTGTTGTGAGAATCTGACGGACGAGAATAGGCGGTTGCAGAAGGAAGTTCAGGAGCTGAGAGCACTGAAACTTTCCCCGCAGTTCTACATGCAAATGACCCCACCTACGACCCTAACCATGTGCCCCTCATGTGAGCGTGTCGGGGTCCCACCTTCTTCATCATCAACCGTTGATGCAAGGTCCCACCAGATGGGCCCAACTCACCAGCGTCCGATCCCAATTAACCCGTGGGCCCCAACTCCATCTTCCATCCCACATCGACCGTTCGATGCAGTGCTCCATCCACGATCGTAG